In Salisediminibacterium beveridgei, one DNA window encodes the following:
- the dhaS gene encoding dihydroxyacetone kinase transcriptional activator DhaS produces MTHSLITKKIIARSLKDLMEQKAFAKISVRDIMACADLRRQTFYYHFQDKYELLTWIYEDETRENSIDFFQYDDPERIFDHLLHYVYDNRTFYEKAIQVHEQNGFFQALTSHMEALYRTLISEWAKQDGFRMENDQVDLLVRFYSRGFTGVVENWLIGGCREDPVVIAKELNDVVHIGLRTQLSQKSGETMSGDRGEST; encoded by the coding sequence ATGACCCATTCCCTGATCACGAAGAAGATCATTGCCCGCTCACTGAAGGATTTGATGGAACAAAAAGCATTCGCAAAAATTTCTGTCCGTGATATTATGGCATGCGCGGATCTCAGGCGTCAGACGTTTTACTATCATTTTCAGGATAAGTATGAGCTGTTAACGTGGATTTACGAAGACGAGACCCGGGAGAACAGCATCGATTTTTTTCAGTATGATGATCCGGAGCGGATTTTTGATCACCTGCTCCATTACGTGTATGACAACCGGACGTTTTATGAGAAAGCGATCCAGGTTCATGAACAGAACGGTTTTTTTCAGGCATTGACCAGTCACATGGAGGCCCTGTACCGCACTCTGATCAGTGAGTGGGCCAAACAGGATGGCTTTCGCATGGAGAACGACCAGGTGGATTTACTGGTCCGGTTTTACAGCCGCGGCTTCACCGGTGTTGTGGAGAACTGGCTTATTGGAGGATGCCGCGAGGATCCGGTGGTGATCGCAAAAGAATTGAATGATGTGGTACATATTGGATTGCGGACGCAGCTGAGTCAAAAGAGCGGGGAAACCATGTCGGGTGATAGAGGTGAGAGTACATGA
- the dhaM gene encoding dihydroxyacetone kinase phosphoryl donor subunit DhaM yields MMTKSYGVFIASHSASLAEGVAELLKGSAPDVPITFTGGNDDGELGASFEKIEAALTANSAVEVFAFYDLGSAKMTLEMVMEMAEKPVHLMDAALVEGAYTAAALAQGGASFEAIREQLESLMVKRK; encoded by the coding sequence ATCATGACAAAATCTTATGGGGTCTTTATCGCCTCGCACTCAGCCTCTTTGGCTGAAGGGGTGGCAGAGCTGTTAAAGGGGTCGGCACCGGACGTGCCGATCACCTTTACCGGCGGGAATGATGACGGGGAGCTCGGGGCAAGCTTTGAGAAGATCGAAGCAGCACTTACTGCCAACAGTGCCGTTGAAGTGTTTGCCTTTTACGATCTGGGCAGCGCGAAGATGACTTTGGAGATGGTGATGGAAATGGCGGAAAAACCGGTTCATCTGATGGATGCGGCGCTGGTTGAAGGGGCCTATACGGCGGCTGCACTTGCCCAGGGCGGTGCATCCTTTGAGGCAATCCGTGAACAATTGGAATCGCTGATGGTGAAACGGAAATAA
- the dhaL gene encoding dihydroxyacetone kinase subunit DhaL — protein sequence MFTVENTIELFRNFATKVQTDKAWLSDLDTPIGDGDHGTNMARGLTEVTAKLDAGTYKDPGDVFKAAAMAMIGKTGGASGPLYGTAFMEMSKAVQANPDDITGALEAGLAGIQKRGKATAGEKTMVDVWVPVIESVKAGGLNAEHVDAYVEKTKPMKATKGRASYLGERSIGHLDPGSASSGLFFKALLEGGALS from the coding sequence ATGTTTACAGTGGAGAATACGATTGAACTGTTCCGGAATTTTGCCACGAAGGTGCAAACGGATAAGGCGTGGCTGTCGGATCTGGATACGCCGATCGGCGATGGTGATCACGGGACGAATATGGCCCGGGGGCTGACCGAGGTCACGGCAAAGCTTGACGCAGGTACCTACAAGGATCCGGGGGATGTGTTCAAGGCTGCGGCGATGGCAATGATCGGCAAAACCGGCGGTGCATCGGGCCCATTGTACGGAACGGCATTCATGGAAATGAGTAAAGCCGTCCAGGCGAATCCGGATGACATCACCGGCGCCCTGGAGGCGGGCCTTGCAGGCATTCAAAAGCGGGGGAAGGCAACGGCGGGAGAGAAGACGATGGTAGACGTCTGGGTTCCGGTGATCGAATCGGTCAAAGCCGGCGGTCTCAACGCGGAACACGTGGACGCGTATGTGGAAAAAACGAAGCCGATGAAAGCGACGAAAGGACGCGCATCTTATCTGGGTGAGCGTTCGATCGGCCATCTGGACCCGGGATCGGCTTCCAGCGGCTTGTTTTTCAAAGCGCTTCTTGAGGGAGGAGCGTTATCATGA
- the dhaK gene encoding dihydroxyacetone kinase subunit DhaK has translation MKKIINSPEHVLDEMLDGFAYANAHLVKRVTGTSVIARKYKNDGQVALVSGGGSGHEPSHAGFVGKGMLASAVCGEVFTSPTPDQVYEGIKAADQGGGVLLIIKNYTGDVMNFEMAAELAEADGIDVAHIVVDDDIAVEDSSFTAGKRGVAGTVIMHKILGAAAESGMGLQELKTLGETLVASIKSIGVSILPATVPAVGKPGFELADDEMEYGVGIHGEPGYRREPLKSSKEIAEELVMKLKDAFDWQEGDRYGVLVNGLGATPLMEQFVFMNDTAKLLDQEGLDIAFKKVGSLMTSLDMAGVSLTLVKVADEKWLDYWHMPVETTDWA, from the coding sequence ATGAAGAAGATCATCAACAGTCCGGAGCATGTGCTCGATGAAATGCTCGATGGGTTCGCCTATGCGAATGCTCATCTGGTTAAACGGGTCACAGGCACAAGCGTCATTGCCCGGAAGTACAAAAATGACGGCCAGGTCGCCCTTGTCAGCGGCGGTGGAAGTGGTCATGAACCGAGCCATGCCGGATTTGTCGGCAAAGGAATGCTCGCATCGGCTGTATGCGGGGAGGTGTTCACATCACCGACGCCGGATCAGGTGTATGAAGGGATCAAAGCGGCAGACCAGGGCGGCGGCGTGCTTCTGATCATCAAGAATTACACCGGAGACGTGATGAACTTTGAAATGGCCGCGGAACTTGCGGAAGCTGACGGCATTGACGTGGCGCATATTGTGGTCGATGACGATATCGCTGTGGAGGACAGTTCGTTCACGGCAGGAAAGCGCGGCGTTGCCGGCACCGTCATCATGCACAAAATCCTCGGTGCCGCAGCCGAGAGTGGGATGGGGCTTCAAGAGCTGAAGACACTGGGAGAAACATTGGTGGCCAGTATCAAATCCATCGGGGTATCGATTCTCCCGGCCACCGTTCCGGCAGTCGGAAAACCGGGCTTTGAACTGGCAGATGACGAGATGGAGTATGGCGTCGGGATTCACGGGGAACCGGGTTACCGCCGCGAGCCGTTGAAGTCATCGAAAGAAATTGCCGAAGAGCTGGTCATGAAACTGAAGGACGCCTTTGATTGGCAAGAAGGCGACCGCTACGGGGTCCTCGTCAACGGTCTTGGTGCGACCCCGCTCATGGAACAGTTCGTCTTTATGAACGATACGGCGAAGCTTTTGGACCAGGAAGGACTGGACATCGCGTTTAAAAAAGTCGGTTCTTTGATGACGTCGCTCGACATGGCAGGGGTGTCGCTGACACTGGTGAAAGTGGCAGACGAGAAGTGGCTCGACTATTGGCATATGCCGGTGGAGACAACGGACTGGGCGTAA